A DNA window from Pseudorasbora parva isolate DD20220531a chromosome 5, ASM2467924v1, whole genome shotgun sequence contains the following coding sequences:
- the map3k19 gene encoding mitogen-activated protein kinase kinase kinase 19 isoform X4, whose translation MQICCCKHGRTLITGLEVNTKEMVITGKRTPKHLAPLEKRYKDGSARSSLEHPLLLKQSSILPISSQSRRRLERISSQSSRRSRGTRPGSEESNSCSSSSQEDDGTVPQDAHKTHEDLEKTLNLELGTYLDFQDLVSSVINKTPKEKNNVISDNNKGYTAIEALTVREAEAKTRCKSSKTTENSKDLQKKWPTIDSTVSEGHKNIVREIQPSVRGSCFIAGEKHFTTVDISVVEHTTHEKNKPVKTTKGNDRKGKTSIQTNQSFNVLAHINQSIVKTTRNRINSPIQSKLQLRDSKPTSLLISGDITNKYLPRAPTTACRKNTDEAPTTRISEPFQHMRSSDDKKVSNNSKQIHRDPRSARASKKPASGAAQRAKSAVDYVTYNDMFLKISHGDEGPAIYEMFATPIYENLRVDSSVERARQVHTALQVKRPRARGQKTAEVNRRKQAQSERSSRAKCRHLKRRDNVTKGMKSHPSPSENKCHVIETSACGTAQQKKSEMPVIKGDGREISVIERQCASILSVIEEVLSNTVSKTNLLKDILHQEQTPIDAGVKSEPEISCVSRLPTQPLINTWTSDGTVSPVNQRFLDEASNGPLTDDLLRSLADELISLERRDVETLKTEKEDGTEFKHILPSKLKKFLNEGVSSGELHNTIGSCSHDAITWTKGEVLGKGAYGTVYCGLTNQGQLIAVKQVALDASTSEMAEKEYDRLEREVELLKNLHHTNIIGFLGTALCENTVSIFMEYVPGGSISNILSRFGPLPENVFVLYTQQILEGVAYLHANRVIHRDLKGNNIMLMPTGVIKLIDFGCARRLSCLQTSNGSKSDLLKSVHGTPYWMAPEVISETGHGRKSDIWSIGCTVFEMATGKPPLAHMNKMAALFYIVARKGLMPSLSDGFTTHAKHFVQACLTRDPRQRPSAEELLGHPFISHHSQACNRPVN comes from the exons ATGCAAATTTGCTGCTGCAAGCACGGAAGAACATTAATAACA GGCTTAGAGGTCAACACAAAGGAGATGGTAATAACAGGCAAAAG GACACCCAAGCATCTTGCTCCGCTGGAGAAAAGATACAAGGATGGTTCTGCACGTTCTAGTCTTGAGCACCCACTGCTCTTAAAACAAAGCAGCATCTTGCCCATCTCATCACAATCCAGAAGACGACTGGAAAGGATCTCCAGCCAATCCTCCAGAAGATCCAGAGGCACCAGACCGGGCAGTGAAGAGAGCAACTCCTGCAGCAGTAGTAGCCAGGAAGATGATGGGACAGTGCCTCAAGATGCACACAAGACGCATGAGGACTTAGAGAAGACACTGAATTTGGAATTAGGGACCTATTTGGATTTTCAGGATTTAGTCAGTTCTGTAATTAACAAAAccccaaaagaaaaaaacaatgtaATTTCAGACAACAATAAAGGCTATACAGCGATCGAAGCATTGACTGTTAGGGAGGCTGAGGCTAAAACGAGATGCAAGTCTTCCAAAACAACTGAAAATTCAAAGGATCTTCAGAAAAAGTGGCCAACTATCGACTCCACCGTTTCTGAAGGACACAAAAACATAGTCAGAGAAATACAACCTTCAGTCAGAGGATCTTGTTTTATCGCCGGTGAGAAGCACTTCACCACTGTGGATATAAGTGTAGTAGAACATACTacacatgaaaaaaacaaaccagTTAAGACCACAAAAGGAAATGACAGGAAAGGCAAAACATCTATTCAGACAAATCAGTCATTTAATGTCCTGGCACACATAAATCAAAGTATTGTTAAAACTACAAGGAACAGGATAAATTCACCAATTCAATCAAAGCTGCAACTTAGAGACAGTAAACCCACAAGCCTATTAATTTCAGGGGATATTACTAACAAATATTTGCCAAGAGCACCTACAACGGCTTGCAGAAAAAATACAGATGAAGCCCCAACAACAAGGATCTCTGAACCTTTTCAGCACATGAGGTCAAGTGATGACAAGAAAGTAAGCAATAACAGTAAGCAAATTCACAGAGATCCGAGAAGTGCAAGAGCATCCAAAAAGCCTGCATCGGGAGCAGCACAGCGAGCAAAGTCTGCAGTCGATTATGTTACATACAATGACATGTTTCTGAAGATCAGTCATGGAGATGAAGGTCCAGCAATCTATGAAATGTTTGCAACTCCAATTTATGAAAATCTTAGAGTAGACAGTTCCGTGGAGCGAGCCAGGCAGGTTCATACAGCTCTTCAAGTTAAAAGACCAAGAGCGAGGGGCCAAAAAACAGCTGAGGTTAACCGACGGAAACAAGCGCAATCTGAGAGATCCAGTCGAGCTAAGTGCAGGCATCTCAAGAGGAGGGATAATGTTACCAAAGGGATGAAAAGTCACCCATCTCCTTCAGAAAATAAATGCCATGTCATTGAAACCTCTGCTTGTGGAACTGCCCAGCAGAAGAAATCTGAAATGCCCGTCATTAAAGGGGATGGGAGGGAAATTTCAGTCATAGAAAGGCAATGTGCCTCCATACTGTCAGTGATTGAAGAAGTACTTTCCAACACTGTGTCCAAAACAAATCTCCTTAAGGACATACTACACCAAGAACAGACTCCAATAGATGCAGGTGTCAAAAGTGAACCCGAAATATCATGTGTGAGCAGATTGCCAACGCAGCCTCTGATCAATACTTGGACAAGTGATGGAACAGTATCGCCTGTAAACCAGAGGTTTCTAGATGAGGCCAGTAATGGACCTCTCACCGATGACCTGCTGCGCTCTTTGGCAGATGAGTTGATCTCACTCGAGAGAAGAGATGTTGAAACACTCAAGACTGAAAAGGAAGATGGCACAGAGTTTAAACATATCTTGCCTTCAAAACTGAAGAAATTTTTAAATGAG GGTGTTTCCTCAGGTGAACTGCATAACACTATCGGATCTTGCTCACATGATGCTATCACATGGACAAAAGGAGAGGTTCTGGGTAAAGGAGCTTATGGGACA GTGTATTGTGGGCTAACCAATCAAGGTCAGCTGATTGCAGTGAAACAGGTGGCACTGGATGCTTCAACTTCAGAGATGGCAGAAAAAGAATATGATCGCCTGGAGAGAGAGGTGGAACTTCTTAAGAACCTTCATCACACTAACATCATTGGCTTCTTGGGAACAGCTCTCTGTGAGAATACTGTAAGCATATTCATGGAGTATGTCCCAGGGGGCTCTATCTCAAATATCCTGAGCCGGTTTGGACCCTTGCCAGAGAACGTCTTTGTTCTATACACTCAACAGATTCTGGAAGGTGTTGCCTATCTTCATGCCAACAGGGTCATCCATAGAGATCTGAAGGGGAACAACATCATGCTTATGCCCACCGGAGTGATTAAGTTAATCGACTTTGGTTGTGCTCGTCGTCTTAGCTGTCTTCAGACTTCAAATGGAAGTAAGAGTGACCTTTTGAAGTCTGTGCATGGCACTCCATACTGGATGGCACCAGAGGTCATAAGCGAGACAGGTCACGGACGGAAATCAGACATCTGGAGCATTGGCTGCACTGTGTTTGAAATGGCCACAGGAAAACCACCCCTTGCACACATGAACAAGATGGCAGCCCTTTTTTACATTGTAGCTAGAAAGGGCTTAATGCCTTCTCTGTCTGATGGcttcacaacacatgcaaagcACTTTGTCCAGGCTTGCCTAACCAG AGACCCAAGGCAACGACCATCCGCAGAGGAACTGTTGGGACATCCATTCATCTCCCATCACAGCCAAGCCTGCAACAGACCAGTGAACTGA